In Vigna angularis cultivar LongXiaoDou No.4 chromosome 8, ASM1680809v1, whole genome shotgun sequence, the DNA window AAAGTCTTATAGAAGTTTCAGGTCTCACAAGCTAGAAATgcttaaatatacaaaaaaagaaaaacatataaacaaaggaaaaaagtAGAGACCAAACTGATTGCATAGAGTTGAAGATCTTGTCTCAAAAATTACTCATAGGATATTTGATCTTCAAAAAGATATTAGAATCTTTAAAAAGAGATAAAGAATTCtagattttttataaaaaaataatataattttagataataaaacttatttataaagtttttatttatattttaaatttttaatataaaataattaaatatcattatttaaaagatgctatttatataaaatatcatttctaaAATTCTTATCATAACACCCCATGTATTgtaaaatagattaaaacaaCAATGAgaagataataatttataattgagtCTCTCCTTCACACCCTCCcacaaaatatacaaaaaagtCATCTCAACCTAAAGAAAACGtcttaaaatcatttaatatatctaaaataGGAAATTATATCATACATTTGGTTTGTAACAATCTTTTGTCAGCTGCATGAAGAAGAAGGTGAGACAGATTGTAGCAACAAAGCAGAGTGTAACCAAACATGCCCTACCCTCAAACCCTAACCCTATCTATCTTCTCCACCCTTAACCTTACCCCTCACTTCACAACTTCCTCCATGCGTTCTTCCTTCCGCTCTCTCACCTTCTCTCTTTCGCATCACCTCACCCTCCCTTTCCTCTCCTCGCCGCGGCTTCTACAGTTGCGGCGTCTTGCCGTAACGGCACCGGAGCAAGAGGCTCTGCGGTCAGCAGAACTGGAGTCGAGGCGGCTGCGGGGCCCGGAAGTGGAGGTGGGGGAACTGAGCGCGGTGCCAGAGGAATGGCGAAGGGCGAGAGTGGCGTGGCTGTGCAAGGAGCTGCCAGCGCACAAGGCAGGGATGCTGGTTAAAATACTGAACGCGCAGAGGAAGTGGATGACGCAGGAAGATGCCGCCTACATCATCGTCCACTGCTTGCGTATTCGGGAGAACGAGACCGCCTTCAAggtcttcctcttcttctcttctctcatgACCATGACCATGACTTCAGAGTTGATTTGTAATTTGGAACTTGCATTATAACTTTGCGGAATAATCTTGAGGATTAAACCTGTTGTGAGAGGCTCAATTCCTGAACCTTTGgaaaaattattactattatttatttatagaagaTGCTTTTTCTCGTAGGCGAATGAATTACAGTATATAGAAAAGTTAGTTATTGGCTTCTGACAGGAGAGAAACTGgttcaaacaaaaaataaataaataaagtgggAATTTTAAtgtagtatttttattttgagggagcgatgatgaaattgaaaattaagttGTAGGGATTGATGAGAACCGTACGCATTAAACTGGACGGGTGTAATTTATATGTGTGAAACATTTCGACACATACATCTAAGGAATTCAAGTTGTTGTTATATTATATCGATGGAGCATATAAATTCAATTCATTACCAATTTGCTATTTTATGTTCACGTTGTTGTTATATTATATCAATGGAGCCTATAAATTCAATTCATTACCAATTTGCTATTTTATGTTTGCATCAAATGGTTTTAGTGAATATGAAAGAAGGGAAGACAGTATTGAGAGAACAGGGtaaattatttgatattgaaaatgttgattttgaaatttatgaaattgatgCCTAGATGTAATGGTGCTTTGAGAGTGGGTGTTGACCATAATTTATCATATACTTGGGGAATGCTTTTTGTGGTTATTGGTTGATTATCAGTAAGAGGTGGTGTGCCTAGATTTCTGATGCTTCATTTGCAGAGCCATAAGCATGAAAACCCATTGCGTTCATGTTGACTTTGGAAATGTTTTGTACctggaatattattttatgaaattaaatctATCTTTCCTTCATGTGAATTGATTGTTTATTCTTTGTTTCTTTTACTGTTTGGAATTGGTATTCAACTATAAATTGTTATTTGGTTTATTACTTGACCAAAACATCTTACAAAATCTCATCATAAGCTGTTATGTTTGTTCAcaagtttgattattttttccCTCATAAAGGTATACAAGTGGATGATGCAACGAAATTGGTATCGGTTTGATTTTGCTCTTGCTACCAAGCTAGCAGATTATTTGGGTAAAGAGCGAAAGTTTTCAAAGTGCCGTGAAGTATTTGATGATATTATCAATCAAGGCCGCGTTCCTAGTGAGTCAACATTCCATATATTAGTCGTTGCATATCTTAGTGCTCCTGTTCAAGGCTGTTTAGATGAAGCATGCGGCATTTATAATCGTATGATTCAGTTGGGTGGTTACCAGCCCCGTCTTAGCTTACATAATTCCCTTTTCAAGGCTATTGTAAGCAATCCAGGGATCTTGTCAAAGCATTACCTTAAGCAAGCTGAGTATATATTTCATCATATGGTTACAACTAGACTTGATGTGCAGAAAGATATTTATGCGGGCCTTATTTGGCTGCACAGCTATCAGGATTCCATAGATAAAGAAAGGATAGCAGAATTGAGGGAAGCAATGCAATGTGCTGGATATGATGAGGATAGAGAGGTGCTACTATCAATCTTGAGGATATGTGCAAGGGAAGGGGAGGTAGAGGAAGCTGAGAAAACTTGGGTCAAACTTCTTAAGTTTGAAAGTGATCCCCCAGCTTTGGCTTTTGTGTATAAAATGGAAGCATACTCAAAAGTTGGCATGCCTATGAAGTCATTGGAAATATTTAGAGAAATGCAGTCAAAACTCGGAAAAGCAGATGTTGCGGCATATAATCAAATAATAGAGATATTATGCAAAGCACAAGAATCAGAATTGGCAGAGACGATAATGGCAGATTTTGTCAAGAGTGGTCTGAAGCCCCTTACGCCATCATATGTGCATTTACTAAGCATGTACTACAATTTGGAGTTATATGATAAATTAGAAGAGGCATTATCCCAGTGCCTGGAAAAATGTCGTCCTAACTGTGCTACATACACTATATATCTGGATTATTTGGTGAAAATTGGTAATATTGACAAGGCTCAGGATATATTTAACCGAATGAACAGTGATGCCTTTATTGGTGTTAATGCTCGATCATGTAACACCATCTTAAGTGGATACCTTTCATCAGGAAATCACATGAAAGCTGAGAAGATCTACGATTTTATGTGTCTAAAAAAGTATGAAATTGAATCCCCATTAATGGAAAAGCTTGATTATATCCTTAGCTTGAAAAGGAAAGTTGTTAAAAGACCAATAAACCTGAAGTTGAGCAAAGAGCAGAGAGAAATCTTGATTGGGTTGCTTTTAGGTGGTTTGCGGATTGATTCTGATGATCCAAGGAGGAATCACATTATTCGCTTTGATTTTGATGGCAATTCAAACAGTCATTATGTCCTCAAGAGTCATATATATCGCCAGTTTTATGAGTGGCTGCATCCTTCTTGTAAGCCAAGTGATGACAGTGAGAATGTACCAGATAAGTTTTGTACCATTGTAAGCTCTCATTTTGGCTTTTATGCAGATCAGTTTTGGGCAAATGGTGAACCTACCATTCCAAAACTAATCCATAGGTGGATGTCACCATGTGTTCTGGCATACTGGTACATGTATGGTGGGCATCGAAATTCATCAGGGGATATATTTCTGAAAATCAAGGGAAGCCAGGAAGGTGTAGAGAACATTGTCAAAAAGTTTAAAGCCATGTCCATGGATTGTAAAGTCAAGAGAAAAGGAAGGGTATTTTGGATTGGTATTTTGGGAAGCCATTCAACCTGGTTCTGGAAATTGGTTGAGCCATATATGATTGAAGATAGAGATTTTCCTGAAGTAGGTGATGAAACGGAGAAACATTATGCAATGGCAGCTGaagaaattaaattcaatagtgATTCaggtgaataaaaaaatgatgatactaCATCGTCGTGTTTTGGCGAAGGTTTTTAAGGAGCTTTCCTTCAACCAATTTTTTATATCGAAGTCATGATTGCTAGGGTTGCAAAATGAAGGCTTTCATGAATATTTTGGTATTTATTCTTTGTAATATTGTAGTTAGGGGTGGGCAAATCAAACTAAACTGCACTGCACTACTAAAAACTGTATTGAACTAAAAACTAGTTCAGAAAAACTAAACTacactaaaaaatagttcagaaaAACTGAATTGAATTATACttaattgtactaaactacactgtaaactgaactgaactaataattatactaattttaaactgaattatattaattttaaccaAGAATTGCACTAACTATACAACACTAACAACTACAACACTAACTAGTAAAATTGCATTAATAAAATTGCACTTCATCCTGTAAATTAAACATGAGAAGAGTATCATTTTGTACAGTTGGGAAACTAATATCCTGAATAAATGCAACAAGCTTTCTAAGAAGGGAGTCGAATAAATGCAACAAGTTGTAGATATCTGCTTTTGTATAATAGCTGGTCCTCTATTAGGTTTTGTATGATACAAGTGGCTTCCTAGAAAAGAATAGAGATCCACTACCATCTGATTCCATTCAACTACTATCAACATGTAGCTGTGAACTGCTTCAGTTGTTCCCTAAGATGCTTAATCAGCCTTAGAAGCAATCAAATTACTCGCATGGAGGTGCTCTGGACTCAAAAAAGCAGagtgttttttatatattaattcataACCTCAACATAGTTTTCTATACTCTGAACAACAATCAACACATCCTGTCTAAAAAACCATTGCCACAATAAACTTTATTAAAGGATAGCCATCAAACTTGATGCAAAAGATTCTAATGTGTTAGCATAAGTTATGTATACAAGAGTAGCAATGTCATCAGATTTGATTGCTCTATACATGTACTGCTTCCCTGAAATAACAAAGTTTTAGAGAATCGGATCACTGCTCCTTTAgattataaatacaaagatCAATATGTCTCTTCTACTGTAAAATAAGCAAGCACATAATTTCTACCACTCTAGTAAAGGCCAAACTCAAAACCTAGCGTTTGCAGACTAGATATGTTACTAAAACCAATTCACATTAtcttttgataatatttttttacatcaaTTTTTAGGAACATTTCTCATAgaacatttttaaaagaaaaagttttacaCTGTTATATACTGTGGttgtatatatgtgtttttctgaaataaataaataaataactaaattaatttatatatacatgatGCGCTTCAGAGGAACAAGGGgtggactaaaaacaaaaattttaattaaagaaaagaaagggaaTAAAATGGTGATTGTTCCAAGAACACACAAGTAAGAAATATCAAACCTCTAATCACACTTACAAACCATAACAAAGCTCAAACAAATATTCCATTTCTCATCAATTCTTAGAACTTGTCAAGATGAAGTTGACCGGTCCCAAATTTTCTACACAAAGTAAAATGTAATTATCAATTGAGCAACAGTTTGAAATGACAAGTTAAAAAGGTGTTATATTGTACTCACAAAATCAACTCCGATGGTGGTTATGTAGCTTTCAATGTATGAATCATCCTGTAGCAAAGCATTGAAAAACAATATTGAGCATTTGTGTACTGTTTCCAAGACAAAACAACATGAAAAACAAAGCATTAAGGTTATAGTCTTACGCACATGTACTTTAGATAACTAACAAATTGTGGCAAAACTTCAATCATCCAAATTAATAGCAACACTTGAAGGTCCCACTTCATCTTGAGAGGTTatctctacaaaaataaaataaaatatttcataattttttaacacttaaaatataaattaaaaagtatataaatttgTCATATAATCTCACCTTGCTCAAATTTATCAAGTTCTTTAGGATCCTCATCAAAaagtatagagaaaggtgttccTTTTAACCAATCTTGTGTGCAAACAAGCACTTCCACTATTTTAGGCGTTAGGCAACTACGATAAGGATTAACCACTCTTCCTCCTGTACTGAATGCATACTCTGATGCTACGGTAGAGATAGGAATGACTAACACCTCTCGAGCCATGTTCGCAAGGATAGGAAATCTAGTCGAGTTGACTTTCCACCAATGTAAAATATCAAGCTCAAATGACTTCATATAAGGTTCAAGATCCTCTCTCAAGTATTTATCAAGCTCtgatatataatcaaatatacGTCCTGTAGCTCTTAGGTAGAAACTCATGCCAtgaggatcatcatcatcatctagttGAGATTCTTGTTGGCTACTTTGAGAACCCTCCTCAATACCTTGATATTGTtcataaagtgtttttaaagatgacaataattttgatttcaattcaCTAGCCATACTAGATTCAAAGAGGTAGTCAATGAAGTAATTAACAAAATCCAACTTACTCCTAGGGTCAAGCACAACAACAAtcaataataagatattaattcCATTAGGATTTCcccaatatttttcatacttgcCCTTCATCCTCATTGCCATCAATTTTATGCTCACATCACTACTCTCAGAATATTGTCGAATCCTTTTACCAATTCCAAACACCTCCTTCATATACATATGACTCGTGACATAAGATGAACCAGAAATGCGTAGGGTAGAGtcataaaatatctttaaaaatggTAGAACAGACCTCGCATATTCCCAATCTTCTTCTAATGGCACACCATCATTACTTTTGGCCATTTCAACACCAAATTTCTTATCTTGCATATCTAGCAAGACAAAGGCATCTTTGTACTTCAAGCTTGCCTCTAACATTAAGTAAGTTGAATTCCACCTAGTTTCAACATCAAGACAAACAATACCTTTGTAAGAAATTCCCTCTTGTTCAACACATTTTCAACTTTGCTTTTTCCTCTTCATAGAGTTCCCATATTTCACGCCTCAATGTAGTGCGGGATGGGACTTCAAATCGTGGTTGCAAGGACCATACAAAGTCACGGAAATCCTCATTTTCCACAAATCGAAAAGGAAGCTCAGACTTCACAAACATCTTCACCAACTTCATTCGAGATGCATTTTGGTCAAATTTAGAAATAGTTGGTGAAGGGCTAACACTAACTTCTGCAATTGATGATGAAAGCTTTTGCCTTTTGAATGCTTCTCTATTAGGATTTTCTTTACATCTCGCCAAATGATTCCTTATCTCACTTGTTCCAGccaaatatttaatcaaatcaccACAATAATTGCATTTGGCCTTCTTCTCAGAATGTGGTTTTTGTTTAGTAAAATGTCCCCACACATCTGATCGACCCTTACTATTCTCAGTTGATGATGAATCGATACAAGGAGGTAAATAATCCATTCTAGAAATATTTGGTGTGAGGGTTTCTATTGTTTCTAACATTCACGTCACTACATTAATTaagagttcaatcaaacaaaaggtAAATTTATCTAAATGATGATGATATAGGGTCTGAAAACAAATTCAGAAATCACGTCACTACATTATGTCActacatttttctttaaaaaggattaaacttcaaaaactATCAACATGAACATGATGTTGAAATTTCTCCAGCCAATTCAACAATAATTCCTTACAATCGCTAATTGACAATATTACATATCTAGTTAAGTGTTAAAGTACCTAGTCAGTCTGTACTCACCCAATAATTTCAAACATACTAGttagataaaaaaagattaatatctATTTAGATTTTGAGTTAacaaaaggaagagaaaagaggatccaatagaaataaaaagaaatagagtAGATCAGCAAACTGCACATCAGCAGTCATAGGATGATGATAATAGTTTATAAGCTTTggatatgtttttaatttatagactTCTAATGTATTCAGTGATGGTTTATTTAGCCgatctaatttctttttcaattcttctatctttAAATCTGTATCGTTTTTTAATCTTAATGAATCTAATTCTTTATGTGGTATGTTGAATAacttatatattagttttatagGTTCTTTTAAACTACTAGAAGTTTCTTTTTGCGTCTTACTTTCTATTCTAGTTAATTGTTTTGACATAATATGTATTTGAATAATTACGTTGGGAAtgcaattttttaatatcttttactTGTACAGGcttatcttcatttttaaaatatttatatggaCTAACCTCTATTTCTATATCTTTTATGGGTTGTATTACGATTCCTTGTTGTGGAGAATATTCTGATTCTATTATTTCAGTATTTACTGTTTTCCAAGTATTCGATATTTTGTCTAATGGACATATAGATTTATTAATACTAAAGGGATATTCCAAGTTATTATCTCTATTGTAATTCGAAAACCAGTCAAagaagtataattttatttcattttgtctTAGGTATGTATAaaatttttctctaaaattttCTACTTGTTGTTTTGTAAATGTTTTATAATACCAATCTCtcatttctttattaaaattagCTTCATAATCTTGTCTAATccaatttttatctatttcaaaAGTTTCTTCTCTACTTAAAGTATTTAATCTTAAATCACTTAAAGTTCTAAGTATGTTTGACATCCTTAATCTTTCTCTAGTTTCCATGTAAAGGGACCACCTCTTCCACTGAACTTGAAATGATTCCACAAGAACTTGTTCATAGTTTTGTTCATAGTTTTGTATAACACTTAGAACTTGAAATGATTCCACAAGATTTGTATCTGACTGCTGCTCCACAGAACCAACATCATAAGAGGTTCTTTGTGGCTTCTCAATCTCAACTACCCCCTGAGCATCACTTGACAAACATGGACCCTTTGCCTTAAGGCATTGCCTGTTTTCATTCCCTATACCCATCATTTCACTGTCTTTGGAATTCAATGGAACCTGGGGTGTGTTCAAGGTGACCGGCATATGTGATTCACATTTCTCGACCCCACTCACATTTTAAACTTTTCCAAGATTTATGCTTCTTGGTTTTTTTGGACTACAGAGCATAAAGCCACTACCCCACTCACCCACCACACATCCCTGAATTCGAGAACCACTGAACCTAGCAGCAAAGGTTAAAGACACAGAGCTTTAGcctataattaaaattctaattataCCCTTATTCTATGTTCTTAGagttttaatgaaaatttagtGGTAACATACAACAGTCATACCAGATGGTAACAATCAAcacagagaaaaaaatattgggAGAGCATGGATTCCATCTGTCAAAAGCTAAACAAGACACAAATATGCCAAGGtaaaaaaattctgaaaatCACATCGAACAATGCGACTAGGGTTCACACCAAAAGTTCACAGCAGCCTGGTAAACTCACCTTTGACGAGGCGAGTCTTCGACAACAGTTTGGCGACGGCAGAGTGCGGCAAAGCCTTCAACAGTGGCAAGTCTTCGACGACGGCGAGTCTTTGACTACAGCGAGTCTTCAACGACAAGAACCTTCGAGAACCTTCAACGGCGGCGAGCGAACCTTTGACGAACGGGAAGTAACGAGAGGACGACGAGTCTTTGACTACAGCAAGTCGGCAACGAACCTTCGGAAACCTTCAACGGCGGCAAGCGAAAACTATGAAAACTGTGATGgagaaagggaaaagaaaacctAATTTTGAGAGAAATTGTGATTGAGAAAAAGAATTGGAAAAACTGAAACACAGTTAACTGGTTAACTGTACTAGAATAAAAACAGTTCAGTATTTTTAAACTGAACTATTAATAAGTATAATTAgttttaagtaaaattagtttaagttttttaagtttaaaacagTATAGATAAactatagtttaaatttttttaattaactatgcCCAGCCCTAATTGTAGCTGTATATTCTTAATTTATGATGCATAGAAGGTTACAGAGTAAGTGACTATCTGCCAAAGGATTTGGAAATTGTCAAAGTTCATATTAGTTTTGTTTAGTATGGTTGTGGAAGTAATAGAAATGTTCATAATTCATCTCAATATTGTAAATGGTAACTGCACATGAGTGACGATGTTCCTCTGTTTATTTTGTCATATGC includes these proteins:
- the LOC108343753 gene encoding pentatricopeptide repeat-containing protein At2g15820, chloroplastic; translation: MPYPQTLTLSIFSTLNLTPHFTTSSMRSSFRSLTFSLSHHLTLPFLSSPRLLQLRRLAVTAPEQEALRSAELESRRLRGPEVEVGELSAVPEEWRRARVAWLCKELPAHKAGMLVKILNAQRKWMTQEDAAYIIVHCLRIRENETAFKVYKWMMQRNWYRFDFALATKLADYLGKERKFSKCREVFDDIINQGRVPSESTFHILVVAYLSAPVQGCLDEACGIYNRMIQLGGYQPRLSLHNSLFKAIVSNPGILSKHYLKQAEYIFHHMVTTRLDVQKDIYAGLIWLHSYQDSIDKERIAELREAMQCAGYDEDREVLLSILRICAREGEVEEAEKTWVKLLKFESDPPALAFVYKMEAYSKVGMPMKSLEIFREMQSKLGKADVAAYNQIIEILCKAQESELAETIMADFVKSGLKPLTPSYVHLLSMYYNLELYDKLEEALSQCLEKCRPNCATYTIYLDYLVKIGNIDKAQDIFNRMNSDAFIGVNARSCNTILSGYLSSGNHMKAEKIYDFMCLKKYEIESPLMEKLDYILSLKRKVVKRPINLKLSKEQREILIGLLLGGLRIDSDDPRRNHIIRFDFDGNSNSHYVLKSHIYRQFYEWLHPSCKPSDDSENVPDKFCTIVSSHFGFYADQFWANGEPTIPKLIHRWMSPCVLAYWYMYGGHRNSSGDIFLKIKGSQEGVENIVKKFKAMSMDCKVKRKGRVFWIGILGSHSTWFWKLVEPYMIEDRDFPEVGDETEKHYAMAAEEIKFNSDSGE